GTCACGGCTCATCTTGCGACGAACCTCCGCGCCTCATACGCCCGATACTGAAGCGCCTCTGCCAGTCGCATCGCGCTGACGCGTTCTTCACCCGCGAGGTCGGCGATCGTGCGGGCCACGCGCAGCGCGCGGTGCACGGCGCGCGCCGAGATCCCGCCGCGGTCGACTGCGTCCTCGATCATCCGTGCGCCGGCCCGGTCGAGCATCGCACAGTGCCGTAGCGCGCTATTCGAGAGCATCGCGTTCAAGCCGCCGCGCTCCCGCTGACGCGCCCGCGCCGCGAGCACCCGGGCGTGGACGGTCGCGCTCGATTCGCCGGGCGCGACGCGCAGCAGCTCGTCCGAAGTCAGCGCCGGGACCTCGATCTGCAGGTCGAGCCGATCGAGGATCGGTCCGCTCACGCGGGTCGCATAGCGCGCCAGGTCGGTGGGGGTGCACGAGCAGCTGCGACGGGGATGCCCGAGCCACCCGCACGGGCACGGATTCATAGCCGCGATCAGCAGCACCACGGCGGGAAAGCGCACCGTCATCGCGGCCCGCGCGATCCACGCCTCGCCGCTCTCGAGCGGCTCGCGCAGGGCCTCGAGCAGGCTGCGCGGATACTCGGCGAGTTCGTCCAGGAACAGCACGCCCTGGTGCGCGAGCGACAGTTCACCGGGGCGCGGAGGCGAGCCGCCGCCGATCAAGCCGGCGCGCGAGACCGAGTGATGCGGGGCCCGGAACGCCGGGCGCCTCATCAGGCCGCGACCGGGGGGGCGCACGCCGGCCACCGAGTGCAGCCGCGTCACCACCCGCGCCTCGGTGTCGTCGAGCGACGGAAGCAGCGATGGCAGGCGTCGCGCGAGCATCGACTTGCCGCACCCGGGTGGACCGACGAGCAGCAGATGATGCCCACCCGCCGCTGCGACTTCGAGCGCGCGGCGGGCCACTGCGAGCCCGCGCACCTCGGCGAGATCGTGTTCGGCTTCGCCCCCAAAGTCCGGAGCTGCGGCGACCGCGCGCGAGGGCTGCGACGTCCCGCGCGCCCACTCGACCGCCTCGGTCAGCGAGCGCACCGCGTGCACCACCAGCTCGCC
The nucleotide sequence above comes from Candidatus Eisenbacteria bacterium. Encoded proteins:
- a CDS encoding YifB family Mg chelatase-like AAA ATPase, producing PSATGQIPNERFAEVAAIGEIALDGGLRPNRGTLGLAEAAWNAGAHTLLCPFDSAPEAALVGELVVHAVRSLTEAVEWARGTSQPSRAVAAAPDFGGEAEHDLAEVRGLAVARRALEVAAAGGHHLLLVGPPGCGKSMLARRLPSLLPSLDDTEARVVTRLHSVAGVRPPGRGLMRRPAFRAPHHSVSRAGLIGGGSPPRPGELSLAHQGVLFLDELAEYPRSLLEALREPLESGEAWIARAAMTVRFPAVVLLIAAMNPCPCGWLGHPRRSCSCTPTDLARYATRVSGPILDRLDLQIEVPALTSDELLRVAPGESSATVHARVLAARARQRERGGLNAMLSNSALRHCAMLDRAGARMIEDAVDRGGISARAVHRALRVARTIADLAGEERVSAMRLAEALQYRAYEARRFVAR